TTGGTCAGGCCACTGGCGCAGGAATGTTGCAGAGACCCTGCGCTCCATAAAGGGCTGCTGGACCAGGATCACCCTGTTGGCTGGGGTAGACATGACAACCACTAATGGGTACATGACAAAATACACATCGGCATACTGTACATAggaatcacaggaggttggtggtaccttaactggggaggacgggctcgtggtaatggctggagcggaatgggatcaaatacatcaaacacatggtttccatgtgtttgaggCCATTCCATTCTTTCCGTtcaggccattattatgagccgtcctcccctcaacagcctcctgtAATAGGAATACAATAATGGCTTGGCTGAAATGTGTTCCAGTGATTCAGTTGTGCTGTCCTGCCCCCTAGCTGTAGAATAACGCTACAATAATAACAGACATTTcatatgaaaggttctccatcaGTGTGTCTAATGAGGAGAGCCTCACCTGGGATGTTTCTCTGTTTGAGGAGCCTGTATGAGAAGCAGATGTTGTCTCCAGTGTTGGTGGCCTCTGTCTCCAGCAGTATGTTCCCCCTGGGCACTCCCATCCTCAGAGCCACATCCAGGAACACGTCAGCCTCTGGCCTCGACCACACACCTGGACcacacaagacacacagacaTTAGAGACATTGGATAGAcagatggtatgtgtgtgtgcctttgtgcTTTCTTGCATTGGCAGAaagaaggacagagaaagagagaatgatgcTCAGTGTCTTGCTGACCTGCAGTCTGGTTGCCTTGGTAACCAGTGAAGAGCAGCCAAGGAGCCCATCCTTCCAAGAAGAGAGCAGCTGACCTCTCCGCCACACGCACATCATGGCAACCCAGGCctattatgacatcactctgagATCAGACAGGATTATGATGCAATTTCAGATACATAAATTATGACATGACTATGAACGGATTATGGCATTTCAACAGAGGACATCATGGCATTTCAAATTATGACATCACTGACAGAACATACATGATTATTCAACAGGGGAGATTGTTACAAAACCCTGAGAGAAAATCTAGGAGTATGACATGGAATATGACATCATCCACAAAGGGGACAGAGCATTATGATATTTTTGGTGAAGCCAGAAGAGCATATCATataaatcatatcaaatcaaaagaTAAATGGGGAAGGATGTAGCATCATACTGCTTACAATTCTGATTGCAGTGCATTTTAAATGCACTGCAGTCAAAACTTATCTTAGCTGTATGTACAATCAGATATGAAGGCTTGCCTTTTCCAGAGAATGGTGCAGACAAAGGTAGTCCCACAGAATTCTGGCCCACTTCTCACTCTCATTGTCCATTTCTCTCACATGGTGGTCTGTGGAAGGGAAAACACTTAAAATGCAGaaccaaatggaataaacaacacATGATACTGAATGAATCAACACTTAAAAGCAGACATTTTCACAGGTCCTCATTAAATACATGTGTGGAGAGGAGGCACTCCACCTCACCTCAGGGGAGAACAAACTGAGCTGTAGTGGAGGTCCGTCGCGTTGACAAAGAACATGTGACGCAACAGCAGCATGCAGACCACAATAACAGCGCCCTGAGGGCAGGTGTCGTGGGTCATCCTTTAAAAGTACAGACGTCTGCAGCAGAAGTGGCCATGctcaacacactacactacactgcaccAGTGTTAAACTCATTAACTCCCTTAACATCATTCAGAAGCCATTAGAATTGTCGTTCTATTTCCCATTTGTCGCAAGGATGAACGCTTTACACACCCCAGCGGCTCTCTATCCAGGTCTCTTTCTTTCATGCTGCACGATGCTCTCCCTTTCTCCACTGTTCCCCTTCACCTGTCAATGTTTTCTTACCCTGGATGCACTGCCAATGTTCCGGCATATTCCACTGCAGAATCCACTGTATGGCATTATTGTGATTGGCTAGTCTAAATTATATCCAGCTGCTCAGTCTAACTCTCATTGGCTAATGTACATTTCACTCTTTATCTGACCGGCTGATTAGGCCTCCTTTCTCTTATTCGATTGGTTGGTGAGTCTCTGTAATGCCGCGTTCAGAACAACTGGGAACTGAGAAATCTCCGACTATAGTGTGTTCATGACAACTGGGAACAAGGGACAATTCGATATCCGATTAGGATAAATCGTTTTGAACGgttatccaactcggaattccaagtcggaaactctggcatttctagagctccgactttctgaCCTAAAGATCACTGATTTCATGGTTTGATCACATTtctttccaagttcccagttgttagCTAGCTTGTTTAACATTTACATATGGTCAAACTAGCTACATTATACATATTGATAAGGTCAATATGTCTTGTAATATGTAATATGGCAATATGTTTGTCAAAAACTGATTTGTCATCTTTCGGTTGAAAAGGTAAAAGGTCAGTGGGTGAAAAGTCACAACTCGGCAAACACAATTTTCTCAGTTCCCACTTGTAATCACGATTTGGTGTCTTTCAAGTGAAATTTCCCACAGGGAACTTGGAGCTTCCGATAATTCTTATAGCACGAACGTGACATTAGTGTATAACTGTCTTTGTCCATTTTTATTTGACTGATTGGCTGGTCTCTGAGTGTAAGCTGCTGATTATGTTTCTAAGTGGAGTAGAAAGAAGCAGACACAAATCTGAAAGGTCCCAAAGTGAAAGATCTGTGAGAAAACATCAACAGAGCTCTACTGCTGTTAACTGTTAACACCTAGCTATTTCCTGCTAACCTACTCACACACCCACCCAAGTTTAGATTGGGTGTTGTTTTGTCACATGACTAGACCCAACCCCATCCACAACACAAGGGCTACATTTTATTTTATCCCCTTCTATTCTCTAATTCTTTCCCCTTTACACACATTAGCTCCACCTAGTTTCTGCCATATAAAGAGGACAGTGGGATCAGTTTTCTAAAATGAAACCCAGCCATGGTGTGCCAGCCCATACCTGATCTCATTTGCGTTGAGGTCAAAGGTCAGCAGAAACTCACTGCTGTTTCGTTTCTCAACCAAGAAACAGAGAAAAATCCTTTAGCGAAGGTCACAGATGCATCAGTGAGAATTCCTGtcattatactgaacaaatatataaacgcaacatgcaacaatttaagatTTTAATGAGctacagttcatttaaggaaacctgttgcgttaatattttttaTCAGCGTagttaaaataataaaaatgtctAACATGTACCAGCATTTTTGATGACGTGTGTTTCTAGACATCCCAAGGGGTAAAATGTGTGATGTTGATATAAGGGAAAACGCTTAAGTAcatatgacatcacaataactaTCTGATGTCATCAGTACTGACCCTTGTACACAGATCtcaatacttgtgtaaataaaacAATGAGGAATCAGATTTactgaaatgcatttattaaatcAATTCCATTTTTCACAGttgaataaatatttatttagTTCTATAATTTAAACAAAATACACTTAGCAGGTGCTGAGCAGTGAGGAAAAGGCATGGAAGTCTTTCAGTCCTTTTCCAGGGCAGACCTACCACCTGGTGGGCATGTCCTGCCCACTGCCCTGTCCATGGGTCTGTAGATAGCCATCAAAGAGCTCCCTGAGGTGCAGGATCAGCTCCTCTGTGTTCTGGCCTGTGAGGGCGGACACAGGGATCACCCTGTGGGCCACATGGCCCCTGAGGGCCTCAAGGTTTCCCCGAGCCCCAGGCAGGTCCATTTTGTTGGCTACGATAGCATGGGGCCGGTGGGTTAGGCCGGGCTCGTACTGGTCCAGCTCATAGCGCAGTTGTTGGAGCTGAGTCCAGGGTTCTGGGGAGGACAGGTCCAGGACAAAGAGAAGGAAGCGGCATCGCTCAATGTGGCGCAGGAAGGAGATCCCCAGGCCTCGGTTCAGATGGGCCCCACAGATGATACCAGGAATGTCAGCCACTAGACAGGGGGAGGGGACAATAAACTACAACACCAACCTTTGTGCCCAACATAATATACAACACAAAGATCAAAAACTTCTTTACCTGCAACTTGCTCATGGTCCCTGTAGTTGACAATACCCACATGGGGGTTAAGGGTGGTAAAGGGGTAGGCAGCCACAGCAGGCCTGGCATTGGAAATGGCCCTTAGAAGGGAAGACTTCCCTGCATTGGGAAACCCAACCTGGAGTGGAAGACACACACCAACAGGTAAATCAAGAAAATGTTATACATTGGGGGATAGAGTGCATTCCATTTATATTTCTACAATATTATTTTAACCAGCCCACATTTAATAAGATAGGCCTAGTCAGTGGAGTGAGTCCCTCTTCCGTGTCTCACCAGTCCGGCGTGGGCCATGGTGCGCAGCTCCAGCTGGAggaccctctcctgtcccctctctcccagGGTGGCCGTCATGGGGGCGCGGTTCTCATTGGACAGGAAGAAGCGGTTTCCCTTTCCCCCCGCCCCTCCAAACACAGCTACGTACTCCTGGTTGTGCTGGGAGAGGTCTGCCACCGTCTTCCCCTGCTCCTTCACCACCGTGCCCACTGGCACCTGCACCATCCCAAAACAACATTCAGTTACACTATTTTACAGTCAGCATTTTAGTATCTGGTATTTGTGGCAATTACATGGCTAAACgaaagttaaaaaaaattaaataaaaaaaatcaagcAACACCCCAGCTGTAGTCATGGGAACTAACTCACAGCGATGTAGGTTGTGCTGGCGTTGCGTCCGTAGCAGTTCTTACTGCCTCCTGAATTGCCGTCGTCTCCTTTGTAAACGGGGGCGACCTGCGCCAGGGATTTCACCTGCAGGTCAACTGGAGGCACGCAAATCACAGATATTCAGAAATAGGGCTTGAAGTACACATACGAAAAACGTCTCCAATGCCCTGGTTAAAATATCCCTACAAATTAAAAATGTTCTTCGGCCTGATTATATTCTTGTGTGAAATTGTAAGCCTATTGTGGATCTCCTGATGATCAAAACATTGATCTGAATAGCCAAATGAGAGCAACTCAGAAGACCAACACATTGTAACCAGATTATAAACAATGTATAAACAGCTCTGTTTGGGAATAGTGCAACACTTGAGTGTGCCGGTGTCTCTGACACACCTTTGATGATGATGTTCCCACCATCTCCTCCATTCCCTCCGTCTGGTCCACCCCACTCTTTCCGGGGCTCACTGTGGAAGGTGCAGGCCCCTTTTCCACCTGCTCCAGCCAGTAGCTTTACATTGCGGTGGTCCACAAAGTGGCGAGtctgagcaacagagagagagagagagagagagacccagtgtGAACATTAACATAAGCTTAGTTAACTAGCCACCTGCAGTTTATATACAAGTCATTGGTCTAAACGCATATCACACCAGACTGGCATAGCACCAATGTTTCATCTTAACTCATAGTGTCATCAATATTTGCTTATCCATGTTTGAGTGCATGATAGAGCAGAAGACCAACAAAACAAACTAGCTAACTAGGGTATTGCAAATATAAACAAACCAATGTGTGCATGGCTAGTGTGATGAGGACAGAGGATATGAGATAGCTATCTGCCTAGTATATCATGACATACCAGTTTCTTTTCTGAAAGTTCTTTCTTTTTAGAAATTCGAGGTTTGGCGCACCATGCACAGGACGTGCTGACATTCACGATTCCAGTTGTTTTCCTCTGTGCTGCCAAGTTGCTTTTGAGCCCTAGCAACAAGCTGCCATTGAACTCGTGCCTAACACAAACTTGTGCAAATAGTCGACCTATCTCTTGGACAAACCATCTTCGGCTTTGAAATTTGGTCAATGTAGTTAACATTGCAAAATAATGAAATGTAATCTCAGAGCATAGACCGTCGTTATTTCGTAGTGAGACAGCCAGTGTCGCCCTGACCTCGTTTCGTTAAAGCAGGGtctcccaaactctgtcctgggcCCTGTttaggtttttgccctagcactacaaagCTGATTCAAATAGCCAACTCATCTTCAATCttagattatttgaatcagctgtgatgAGCTAGGGCAAAAAGCAAAATGTGCACCCAGGAAACCCTGCGTTAGACAAGCTgtagccagcaggctaatgttagctattatTGCTAGTTAGCGAAGTCACTGTCAATAAACCGACTAGCTAATTAAATCGGCAACAAACATAACAAATTACAACAATAATCTAGCTAGAGGTTACACATAACATCGCCATCTGCAACTCTAAGTAAAATGTAGCTTTTAGATCAAATTAGCTAGATGGTACCTATTTTGAATGTCAACTTCAACGAGACCTACCTACGGGACATACCGAGGGTCAAAAATCACAGCGATGGGTCGACACATTGCTTCTTCATAAATTATACAATACGGATACAAAACCAGCGGAAAGTCGATTTATTTTACATATTAAAACAGTAAAATAAATCGAAGATGAACAAGCAACTATttggttatatatatatacagatatatatacagtaccagtcaacaaaatatattttatatttgagattcttcaacgtagccaccgtttgccttgatgacagctttgcacactcttggcattctctcaaacagaatcatgaggtagtcacctggaatgcatttcaattaacaggtgtgtttgttaaaagttaatttgtggaatttctttccttcttaatgcgtttgagccaatcagttgtgttgtgacaagctagcggcggtatacagaagatagccctaattggtaaaagacaaagttcatattatggcaagaacagctcaaataagcaaagagaaacgacagtccatcattactttaagacatgaaggtaagtcaatctggaaaatttcaagaaattCAAGTGTAGTctgaaaaaccatcaagtgctatgatgaaactgactctcatgagaaccaccacaggaaaggacgacccagagttacctctgcaacagaggatacattcatttgagttaccagcctcagaaattgcagcccaaataaatgcttctcagagttgaagtaacagacacatggcaacatcaactgttcagaggagactgtgttaatcaggccttcatggtcaaattgcttcaaagaaaccactactaaaggaccaataagaagaagagtctttattggtccaagaaacacgagcaatggacattagaccggtggaaatctgtccttttgtctgatgagtccaaatttgatatttttgattcaaccaccatgtctttgtgtgacggagagtaggtgaacggatgatctccgcatgttgggttcccaccgtgaagcatggaggaggaggtgtgatggtgtgggggtgctttgctggtgacactgtgtgtaatttatttagaattcaaggcacacttaatcagcatggctaccacagcattctgtagcaatacgccatctggtttgcgcttagagggactatcatttgtttttcaataggataatgacccaacccacttccaggcagtgtaagggctacttgaccaagaaggagagtgatggagtgctgcatcaaatgacctggtctccaaactcacctgacctcaacccaattgacatggtttgggatgagttggaccgcagagtgaaggaaaagcagctaacaagtgctcagcatatggaggaacacccccaaagcataatgtttccacctacatgtttgacggtggggatggtgttcttggggtcataggcagcagtcctcctcctccaaacacggcgagttgagttgatgccaaagagctccattttggtctcatctgaccacaacactttcacccaattgtcctctgaatcattcagatgttcattggcaaacttcagacgggcatgtatatgtgctttcttgagcagggggaccttgcgggcactgcaggatttcagtccttcatggcgtagcgtgttaccaattgttttcttggtgactatggtcccagctgccttgagatcattgacaagatcctcctgtgtagttctgggctgattcctcaccgttctcatgatcattgcaattccacgaggtgagatcttgcaatAAGCCCCAGGCTTAGGAAGATTGAaatttcttttgtgtttcttccatttgcgaataatcgcaccaactgttgtcaccttctcaccaagctgcttggcgatggtcttgtagcccattccagccttgtgtaggtctacaatcttgtccctgacatccttggagaactctttggtcttggccatggtgtagAGTTTGGAATcttattgattgcttctgtggacaggtgtcttttatacaggtaacaaactgagattaggagcgctccctttaagagtgtgctcctaatctcagctcgttacctgtataaaagacacctgggagccagaaatctttctgattgagagggggtcaaatacttatttccctcattaaaatgcaaatcaatttataacatttttgacgtgtttttctggattttttttgttattctgtctctcactgttcaaataaacctatcattaaaattatagactgatcatttctttgtcagtgagcaaatgtacaaaatcagcaggggatcaaatacctttttccctcactgtacatagggCAGAAGCCTCTAAGGtacagggttgagtaactgggtggtagccggttggtgcagtgactaagttcagggcactgggtggaggccggtgagtgatggctatttaacagtgatggccttgagagagaagttgtttttcactctctcggtcccagctttgatgcacctgtactgacttcgcctCCTGGATGATAGCatggtgaacaggccatggctcgggtggctgaggtccttaatgatatttttgaccttcctgtgacattgggtgctgtaggtatccgggagggcaggcagtgttccCTCTGTGATACGtagggcagaccgcaccaccctctggagagccctgcggttgcgggcagtgcatTTGCCGTACCATGcgttgatacagcctgacaggatgctctcaatggtgcatctgtaaaagtttgtgaggatcttaggggccaagccaaatttattcagcctcctgaggttgaagaggcgctgttgcgccttcttcaccacactgtctgagtgggtggaccatttcagattgtcagtgatgtgtacgccgaggaacttgaaggctttcaccttctccactgcggtcctgacgatgtgaatgggggcgtgctccctctgctatcTCCTGAAGACCACGATCCGCtacttcattttgttgacgttgagggagaggttattttcctggcaccactccgccagggcccttacctcctccctgtaggctgtcaagtcattgttggtaatcaggcctactactgttgtcgtctgcaaacttgatgattgatttGCAGGCGTGcgtagccacgcagtcatgggtaaacggggagtgcaggagggggctgagcatgcacccttgtggggcccctgtgttgaggatcaacgtagtggaggtgttgtttcctacattCACCGCCTggaggcggcctgtcaggaagtccaggaccaagtTACACTAGGTGGGGTTTAGACCCAGGGCCTgagtttaatgatgagcttggagggtactatggtgttgaaggctgaactgtagtcaatgaacagtactCTTACATAGGTagtcctctttttttttttttcacctttatttaaccaggtaagttagttgagaacaagttctcatttacaactgcgacctggccaagataaagcaaagcagtgcgacacaaacaacaacacagagttacacatggaataaacaagcgtacagtcaataacacaatagaagaaaaaaaatctatatacagtgtgtgcaaatggcgtgaggaggtagacaataaataggccatagtagcaaaatattacaatttagcagattaacactggagtgataaatgagcagatgatgatgtgcaaatagagatacttGTGTGCAAAAGATCAGAAAAGTAAtataaacaatatggggatgtggTAGGtatattgggtgggctatttacagagggattatgtacagctgcagcaatcggttagcttctcagatagctgatgtttaaagttagtgagggaaatataagtctccagcttcagcgatttttgcaattcgttccagtcactggcagcagagaactggaaagaagggcggccaaaggaggtgttggctttggtgatgaccagtgagatatttacatttacatttaagtcatttagcagacgctctt
The DNA window shown above is from Salmo salar chromosome ssa13, Ssal_v3.1, whole genome shotgun sequence and carries:
- the y4629 gene encoding SCO4629 isoform X1, with the translated sequence MPEHWQCIQDHHVREMDNESEKWARILWDYLCLHHSLEKSDVIIGLGCHDVRVAERSAALFLEGWAPWLLFTGYQGNQTAGVWSRPEADVFLDVALRMGVPRGNILLETEATNTGDNICFSYRLLKQRNIPANRVILVQQPFMERRVSATFLRQWPDQGEHTHAIVTSPQMGISAYPHPTVGTAMDLITCMLGVLERIRDYPQKGFQVEQEITPSALSAYHWFLQAGYIPK
- the y4629 gene encoding SCO4629, with protein sequence MDNESEKWARILWDYLCLHHSLEKSDVIIGLGCHDVRVAERSAALFLEGWAPWLLFTGYQGNQTAGVWSRPEADVFLDVALRMGVPRGNILLETEATNTGDNICFSYRLLKQRNIPANRVILVQQPFMERRVSATFLRQWPDQGEHTHAIVTSPQMGISAYPHPTVGTAMDLITCMLGVLERIRDYPQKGFQVEQEITPSALSAYHWFLQAGYIPK
- the mtg2 gene encoding mitochondrial ribosome-associated GTPase 2; its protein translation is MLTTLTKFQSRRWFVQEIGRLFAQVCVRHEFNGSLLLGLKSNLAAQRKTTGIVNVSTSCAWCAKPRISKKKELSEKKLTRHFVDHRNVKLLAGAGGKGACTFHSEPRKEWGGPDGGNGGDGGNIIIKVDLQVKSLAQVAPVYKGDDGNSGGSKNCYGRNASTTYIAVPVGTVVKEQGKTVADLSQHNQEYVAVFGGAGGKGNRFFLSNENRAPMTATLGERGQERVLQLELRTMAHAGLVGFPNAGKSSLLRAISNARPAVAAYPFTTLNPHVGIVNYRDHEQVAVADIPGIICGAHLNRGLGISFLRHIERCRFLLFVLDLSSPEPWTQLQQLRYELDQYEPGLTHRPHAIVANKMDLPGARGNLEALRGHVAHRVIPVSALTGQNTEELILHLRELFDGYLQTHGQGSGQDMPTRW